In Zingiber officinale cultivar Zhangliang chromosome 3A, Zo_v1.1, whole genome shotgun sequence, the DNA window CGGTGGAACTCTCATTCTTCTGGAGTTAATGTTATTGTATTAATTTGGATAAGCTGTCGTGGTGGTTTAGATCGGCTTCCGTACTCAATAAGGATTCTTTTGGAATCCGCGATTCGGAATTGCGACGAGTTCCAGGTAACTGCAAAGGACGTAGAAAAGATCTTGGACTGGGAGAACACATCGCACAAACAAGTTGAGATCCCCTTCAAACCTTCTCGTGTTCTCCTCCAGGTATGTTCTCGTCTCCCTGCTTAGTTTTGGAAACTATTGTGACCCCATAGTTTTTTTCCCTATAGATTTGTGGTCTTTGTGTCTGAAGCTATCTATTACTTGAGCAAAAATTAAAAGGAACACCGTGAGGAGTTTTAGACTTTATGCTTTTATGGCTATGTTATTTGAAGTCCGTGCAGTTATTACAGTGCTAGAGCCATAGAAGACCATCTAAGCTAGCACTTTTGGATAAAAATGCTATATGCACTTAATAGGTTTGGGCCTTCTGGCTGTCAGCCACTttgctattattattattattattttgagatTTTTAGATTCATaatagttttgattaaaattactaCATATCAAAATTTCCAAACTTTGTTGTGTTTTCTGGACCTATAAAGTTGTCCTATGATTTTGTTTTCTAATTTTAACCAACTTAGATTTATATAGCAGTAGAGTGTCTGCCAAAGCTGCTACATGAATTTAAATTTCCCAAATCTCACAAACAAACCCTGATTCGTTCCCTGAACTTCTAGACTATTTTGTGACTTTATTTTCAATTTAGACGAGCTTAGGATGATTGAGAAAACTGTGATGCTGACCTAATATTGCCCAAATTAACCTCATTTGTGTTTCCTAAACCCTCTGGATTCATCATACAGTATTAGTTGTTTTGTTTGAGTCTTATAAGGCTATGCAACCCTGTTCTGTTCTCCTAGACCCTCTGtagttatttatgtttttttcttCCAATTTTGACTAGGTTTATTTTGCATTTTCAATCAAAAATGTTACATGCACCTAAATTGTCCGAGTTTCAAATGTGTTCCTTGCACCCTCTAAAGTTTCATTCTATACCCTATCCTTTCCAATTTAGGTCTAATAGTGGTTTTGTCCAAAAATGCTACATGGTAACCAAAATGTCTAAATTTTACAAATGATGCCCTCTATTGTGTTCTATACCAttttgtttttggtttttcaaTTTTGATCAAGTTAAGTCCATGCTTTAATTTCTACccaagttttaaatataaacctTTTTTTGTGTTCCTTGAGTCATCTGATGCCGTTCTATggtttcattttctaatttaagtcTATTTAAATTCTCATACTACTTTTGGCCCAAAACTACCAAATTCAAAGTACCTAAATCTCATAAATGAACTCTAGTTGTATTTCTTGGACTTTCTAGGCTACCCAATGCCTTTGTTTTTGAGTTCATATTAAGTTAAGTTTATGTAACACCTTTGACCACTACGCAAGAGATTCTTTATGAGAGGGGCCATAATACACTTTGCAAGAGATATTTgacatgattaaaaaaaaaaaaaatctttgttcATGTCCACAAGCTCTCAAATTTCCTGGTTCAGTATTTTACTGTTACAACTTTTCAAGTATCATCGGTAATACGTAATCTAAAGTTGCATAGACAGTAGGGATACCTTTTGCAATCTTGCTTCGTATTCTTCATATTCAGGGGTCAGGAGTAAATATCTTCCTTTACCATGTAGGTAATCATTGAGATAGGGAAAAATTACTGCAAGCGTTTCagtttagaatttttttctcatttttaatgTGGTTTGTGGCATTATTCAAAGTAATATAATTTCGTTAACATGTTTTTCTGTGTCCAAGACTCCAAGTTATAACCTCCTGGATCTTCAATTTGCCTACTACAGGATTTTACTGGAGTTCCTGCTGTGGTTGACCTTGCTTGCATGAGAGATGCTATGAAACAACTGGGAAGTGATCCAAATAAAATCAACCCGTTAGTAAGTCCTTTAAAATGTTACTTGCACTATTCCTCACTTGTCTGATcaactatttttctttttgtgtattttgtgtcatgaatgcagttgattttttttttttcatttccaaAATGACTTAAAAAGCAGTGgttcttcatttttgtttttgaGCATTCAGCGGTTGTTGTTCTTTTCTCAAAAAGCTAAAATATGTAATATATTTTCATTAATTGCAAcatttatgtttttcttttgtggACTGGTTGAGTTATATTGACACCGGAAACCACTTGAATTATGaactgtgttttttttttctttattaaagATCGATGTTCGAGTTAATGAAAACATTGCATATAGGCAAGAGAAGGTGGTATTGTAGTTTAGGACTACTAAATCTTATCCGTAATATAGCATGGTTTTATTTGAGAAGTTTGCAGtacatttatttttattgtgatattttttaatttttttgggtGAAGTTCACCTACTCCTAAAAAGAATCAAAACAGGGACTCTGTCTCCTGGTAAACCTTTATTCTTTTGGTTTGAAAACTTATTCTGTAAATGATGATGCAGGCATATGGTGCATCTTCCTAGCTACTTATAGACCGATACAATCATACCCATTTTCTGTCTTTCTATCCATTGAATTGGTAGGATGAATAATTGGTGAGAAAATTCTTTTGTTTGTCTGAGTTTTGGATCGCTAGCATTCTCCTGTTGGGGTATGAAATTATATGAAAGAAGAAAAGATGTAGATGAATGAAACATGCTACTACTAGCAGATAGCAATTTATTCTctcttttagaatttttttacttgATCTACAAAATACTTAGTATACTTGCAATCTATCACATAGGTTCCAGTGGATCTTGTTATTGACCATTCTGTGCAAGTCGATGTGGCACGATCAGAGAATGCAGTGCGGGCAAACATGGAATTTGAATTCCAACGCAATAAGgaaaggtttggttttcttaagTGGGGTTCCCATGCATTCCAAAACATGCTTGTTGTTCCACCAGGGTCTGGCATTGTGCATCAGGTAATGCTGGCATTGTTCCACCATGAAATAGTGATTCTAACTTGGCATTTGAAATATGTTCCTTAGTTGTCCTTATTCGGATCTCTCTCTCTACTTTCTTTTTTAgtttttggttttgaaaatttcttctgcaggtgaacttagaGTATCTAGGTCGAGTTGTCTTCAATACTGGAGGAATTCTTTACCCGGACAGTGTTGTTGGCACTGATTCTCACACAACAATGATAGATGGACTAGGTGTTGCTGGCTGGGGTGTTGGTGGAATAGAAGCAGAAGCTGTAATGCTTGGTCAGGTAAATTTAGCTGATTGGCGATGTGAAAATATCTAGATTATCATctgcttgcatttttttttttgttgatttgGAAATTTCTTGGTTCACAAGAATCTCCATTTCCTTGTTTTAATTTTGGATAGATGATTTGAACCTTTTTCTATGAATGagtattttttgtttttgtttttacctGCAACAAACTGTTTAAGAATATAACACATACATATTAgtgttattatatatatatatatatatagatagatagatagatatatagcttaatttttttgttataaattctaaaataattCTATTAATTACTATTAGGAAAAATATAGTAAATAGTAATTAAGTATAGGATAATTTACTATTAAATAGTAATTAAAAgtataattatttacttataTCTTATAGTAAATATTTACTTGTAattaataatcataattataattattagtaAACTAAAAgcaaataattaattataattagcgGCAAATAATTATAACCTAagtatattataattattatGTAAATAATTGATTACaataaaataattgattaaaACTTACAACttattttaaggaaagttaatcaTTCTAACattaataattcaattaaataagcACTAAAATTGTACTAGCACAATACAATATAGTACTAAATCTGTATCATTCCAACCAAAGACTAAATTTCAGCATCAAAAAATACTTTTCATGATGACTTTGTTATACATGCATAATATGCAAAAAAAATCATAATGTAATAATCTTTGCAGCCAATGAGTATGGTGCTTCCTAGAGTTGTCGGTTTCAAGCTCACTGGGAAATTGAGGAATGGTGTGACGGCTACAGACTTGGTTTTGACTGTGACCCAAATGCTAAGGAAGCATGGTGTTGTTGGGAAGTTTGTTGAGTTTTATGGTAAGTTGACTTATGGGTTATATCATTTATCCTCCTTTCCTATTGCTGAAAATTCTTATTTTCTTAATGCAGGAGAAGGCATGAGCGAACTTTCTTTGGCGGATCGAGCCACAATTGCAAATATGTCCCCTGAGTATGGAGCAACTATGGGTTTCTTCCCAGTTGATCATGTCACGCTGCAATATCTGAAATTGACTGGGCGGTGCGATGCAACTGTAATTTCCTGTTACTTTCCTGTTTTTGTTCTGAGGACTTTTCAAAATGCTTCTATGTTCaataatattatttcaaattttaggTTGCCATGATAGAGTCCTACTTACGGGCTAATAAGATGTTTGTTGACTATAGCCAGGTAACTTGCTCCTGACTCAGTATTTACTTAATTATAGTTTTGTTGATAGTTGTTCTGACACGTAACTCATTTCCAGCCTCAAATTGATAGAGTGTATTCATCTTATTTGGAGTTGAATCTTGAACATGTTGAACCATGTGTATCAGGACCTAAAAGGTTAGAGACCCTGGACACAAATTGAAGTTCTAGCTGTAGTGTTACTGAACATACTATTGTGCAGGCCTCATGATCGAGTTCCTTTGAAAGAAATGAAAGTGGATTGGCAGTCTTGTTTGGATAACAAAGTTGGATTCAAGGTACTCAAGATATTGCTAATTTTTATGAATATCATTGATCTACATAATACCTCTTATTTGCTTGTTAGTCATCAGTATTACAGCTGCAAGCACTTCTATATACCCTTTTTGAAGCAACATTAGATAGAAGGCTATGAACATTATACTTAATCATTCCATTATCATTCTGGACTTTACAATCCAGCAGAGAACAGACTACTTTTGGCAACAAAGTGCATTTATATATAGAAAATACATTTTGGGTGCAATGTGCTTTTTCTATACTGGTGTACCGTGTGTTTTTGTAGGGTTTTGGTGTGCCAAAAGAATCTCAAAATAAAATTGCAGAATTCTCTTTCCATGGTAGCCCTGCCCAGATAAAGCATGGTGATGTTGTCATTGCTGCAATTACCAGTTGCACAAACACATCAAATCCAAGTGTAATGCTAGGTGCGGCTTTGGTTGCAAAGAAGGCTTGTGAGCTAGGCCTGGAGGTTGGCTACTACATTCCATTTTGATGCTTCCTAATAATGCATATTTCCTATTTTTCTCTCTCAAATTTTGATCATTGTTTTTCTCATAaatgaatgtttgcaaagtacaaaaataagatatttaaataaatattattgctTTGAAAATATGACTACTTTTGGATATCCTGACACATTAATAATCTTTAACATCTTCTCAACAGCATGCTGActtcttgttttcctttttgacttGTAAAAGAGAATGCTTTAAAAGTATCTTTCCTTGTATATGCTTTATTATTCATTTTTATCTACCAGTCATACCTTCCTTATATTGTTGAACAAAGAACATGGCACCCCCGAGGCAAAGTTGAGTTGGCTGGCAAAACTTGCTACAATGGGCAGAGGTCAATTCTTGGCAAAGCTGAACGAACAACACTCCCCTATAGTGGCCAACTATAGTTTTTCGATTTACCTCCTCACAGATGGTCTTGTGACTGACCGTGTGGGGCCGCTGGGTGACGGATTCCACCTTTTGCTACAATTGAACAAAGAACGTGGCATTATAAATCCATCATCCTCAACCTGATCACATGGATCTTCTCAAGCATTGGCAGCCACCATCCTTGAAAATTTGCAATTAACATAAATTTATGGTAACCTGGATTGATATTTTCTAGAATTTAGATTTCAATTGATGTACTTGTATTTCCAATTTATGTCTTTAATCAAATAATTGAAGACATGTTCCCAACTACTGATTGAATATTGCATCTGATTTAACTAGAATTTATAATCATTGTTTTCTCAATTGACTTGTTTTTTTTCTATCGTCTTTTGCTTCTCACAGTCTTATACTTTCTCCTATTTTTTATATCCTTGTGCTCACAGAGGTAACAAGTTTATATCCTTTCTCCTATTTTTATATCCTATTTTTATATTTGCATTTATCTGAATGCATTTTATCCACACATTAGTTTCTGTGGTAAAATTGTTCATTATTGAGTTGGATAAATTTGATTTTCCATGATGAAGTTCAGGACGTATTTTATAATTGATGCCAATGGTTTACTGAATTTTGATTTTCTTTCATTATTTATCAGGTCAAACCATGGATTAAGACGAGCCTTGCTCCTGGCTCTGGAGTTGTAACCAAATACTTGGAGAAAAGGTAGCTTCAATGATATTAGCAGCAATATCATTTGGAATTTTAACTTCTAACgtctgatttttaaaatttttacactgGAATGTTTGTTTCAGTGGTCTTCAAAAGTATTTAAACCAACTTGGTTTCAACATAGTTGGGTATGGGTGCACCACTTGCATTGGGAATTCTGGGGACCTTGATGCGTCTGTTTCTGCTGCAATAGCAGAGAATGGTTATATTTCTCATTCCTATAATTCCTATATTCTACTACTTTTTCTCTATTGAAATGAATTCTGAAATTGGTTTGCACTTCCAGACGTAGTTGCAGCTGCTGTATTGTCTGGAAATAGAAACTTTGAGGGGCGTGTGCATCCTTTGACCAGAGCCAATTATCTAGCATCGCCTCCACTTGTCGTAGCTTACGCTCTTGCTGGCACGGTACATATGCTATGCTAGTTTATGTTTCATTTATGGGAAAGTAGAAAACAAAGTTGAGCTTCTTCTGTGATTTCTATTATTTAGCATTTGCTGAACATAGTAAGAAATAATAAAGTAGTCACACACACAAATAGAAAACATTGTTCAATTATAAAAATTGTTCTTTTATCTtgttatatcaaaaataattctgtaaataaaaaaaaaatacatgatcaAGATTTCTAAGTAGCAACGATTCATTGAGGACATTAATTTTTAGATTGATGTTGATGAACTGATCTGATCCTCAAAAAATGAGTTTATTTTACTTTCAGAACGATGTGCTTATTTGATGCCTCTCATTCTGAAGGTATCACAAGATTCTGAAGTTTGCAAAGCTTTGCAAcaacataaatagataaaaatcttgcaaccAAAAGTGAAAACTAGGGTTCCGACATGCATTTTGAGAGGAAACATGCTAAGAGAAATTGTGATTTTGGATCATTTTATTCTAACAGAGGGAAGAAACACAATGAAAGTGTGACACCGACTTTTGGAAAAGAAAGATATTGGCGGAGAAAAAATGAAAACCAATCTTCTTTAATGACCTGAAATAATAGATAATTAGAAAAGAAATTATAACAATGGTATTTCAAGAGGGGAGAGAGAAACCAACATTAAGATGATCTGTTTGTATCATGGATTAAAGCGTCGAGCTGTGTGGATTGCGGCGCAAGTGAATTTTTATACTGCCCACCAAGTGACATGCAAGACGAATTAGTTGTTAGCATTCGAGCTTCTCAAGTCATGAATAGATTGATTGCTCTCCTTGCTTTGCGACTCATCCCAAGTGGATGTGGTGCACACGAGGGAAACAGAGAGACAAGAGGGACAGAGACTGAGGGAGAGAGGAGTAGCAGGGAGGAGAGAAGGGGATTGATGCTCTCTAGCAAATGACATGCTTGGTGGGTAGCTTCACGGCGAAGAGGAAGAGATGTATTAAGAGTGAGAGCAGGAGCGTACATAGAGATAGAAAGATACCTCAAAAAATGGAAAAAGAAAGTCAGAAAAAGCACTGTTAGGGAGAGGATTTTAACACTTCCCATTTGTTTGCCTAACGACAATCATTTTGCAGGTTGATATTGACTTTGAAAAAGAACCTATAGGGACCTCAAAGGACGGAAACAAGGTCTACTTCAAAGATATTTGGCCTAGTACTGAAGAGATAGCAGAGGTATATTTAACCCTGCTCCCTTTTTTCCTACAAAGAACTTCATCCATAAGGCTTGGTTAAATCTCACTTTTCTATCTTTTGTTTCTTAAGGTTGTACAATCCAGCGTGTTGCCAAACATGTTTAAGAGTACCTATGAGGCAATAACCAAAGGCAATCCCATGTGGAATCAGCTTTCTGTTCCTTCAAGTACAGAGTACACCTGGGATCATACATCAACATACATTCATGAACCTCCTTACTTCAAAAATATGAGGATGTCTCCTCCTGGGCCACACCCTGTGAAAGATGCCTACTGCTTGCTAAACTTTGGTGACAGTATCACAACAGATCACATTTCACCTGCTGGAGCCATTCCCAAGGATAGTCCTGCTGCCAAGTACTTGATGGAGCATGGTGTTGATCCAAAAGACTTTAATTCGTATGGGAGTCGGCGTGGCAATGATGAGGTGATGACGAGGGGAACATTTGCAAATATTCGTCTTGTTAACAAACTATTGAAAGGAGAAGTCGGTCCCAAAACTATTCACATTCCGACAGGAGAGAAACTTTCTGTTTTTGATGCTGCCATGGTAAGCCAGTTGGGATTTCTAGCCATAAATAGTTTACTAGATACTGCATAAACCTGCATTTATGGTCCTTGGTTTTGTTCATATTCTTTAGCATTTGGTTCCATTTGATTGACACACTCTTGCACTTTGTCTGCAGAGATACAAAAGTGAAGGCAATGATACTATAGTATTGGCGGGTGAGGAATATGGTAGCGGAAGTTCTCGTGATTGGGCTGCAAAAGGCCCCATGCTTCAAGTATGTATTTCCCTCTTGTTACTATCAAATTGAGCAACTTGTCGTAGTGTGACGATCGTTCCTGATTGCAAATATCGTCTAACCATTGGCACCATTGCAGGGCGTTAAAGCAGTAATAGCGAAGAGCTTTGAGAGAATTCACCGTAGCAACCTTGTTGGCATGGGAATCGTGCCCTTGTGTTTCAAGCCTGGGGAGGACGCAGAGACCCTTGGTTTGACAGGCCACGAACGTTACACTATGCACCTCCCAAGCAATGTAAGCGACATTAAACCTGGCCAAGATGTCACTGTAACTACTGACGATGGCAAGTCTTTCGCATGCACTGTTCGCTTCGACACTGAGGTATATCAGTAACTGTTGCACCAATGTATTTTACGCCCTACTGTTTTGTTATAGTACTTAAGGTGCGTTTGATGCAGGTGGAACTGGCATACTATGAGCATGGTGGAATCCTTCATTACGTCATTAGGAGCTTGATCAACACCAAGAATTAGTTTTGTTCTAGTGTACGTAAGAAGTCATTACTACAGAGCTTTTGCTTTACGACGGCGTTTAGTTTTGTAAGATTGATCTTGGGTTCTTGGGGTTTTCATTCACACCGCCCAAGAAATAAAACTACGAATGCGAACTCGTGAGTGAGATCGGGGCTCGAATCCATATTTATATGAAGATGATAGTTGATAATGATGAGGGTTTACGTTTTTTTCCCATATGACTCGACAAATCTATGTTTATTTGGTACTTATGGTCCTATTGTGGAATTATTTTTATTAacaagtttgaaaagattttttagtagttttaatattaaatttcatattaTCTGTTGTATTTTTAGGATGGTTGAAGTCATTTTgtgcatttgttttttttttgtttgaattaaaaaaaaatcatctaaacTTAATAGTTTTGTCAAAAcaattaaatgaatttaaaataattaaattcctTAAATAGAGTCATTCTGCTAGTCTTTATAGTGTATAGTTGAGTTTGGTTCGCATGTGGCATGGGTAAATTCCGGCCTTCGATGTGCTCAAGGATGAGGCTGCCCGTTGCATGTTTGATGCCTGCCTTCGCCGTTGCCACGAGCGAGTCCTTTGAGACGTCGCTCTCGATGCCAAGCGGAGAAAGTTCGCAACTAATCTTGAGGAACGGGAGCGAGCAGTGGAGGTAGAAGACGAAGCAGATTCTACCAAGCAAGTTCGAACGTCGGGAGAAGGACGTGGCGGTCCGTCTGCAGGAGGAACACGCCGAGTTCCAGTAAGGAAGGCAAAGAAACCTACTTTTGCTTTTGATCTGACTTCCAAGGTAATGTATTATCAGGGTTCAGGGCCGGCTCAAGTAGGCCTCAggtgaaaaaataataataataataataaattaggcttttgacattattttaaaaacaattatTCTTTTTCATTCAAGTCGAAATggtggtttaaattttttttaataaatttaaaaattaattttaaaatataagtttttttacaaaatttattttttctcatttttgaaatgtaaaattgttaattaaatttttatatttaagttttgataacCTAATTCAGAGAAATGTATGCTTTACGTAAACATtgtattattattagatataataatataTCTTAAGTAGATAATAAGTGTATAATTCAATTAGCCAAAAATAAGTGtatttaaaattgtttaaaaatataaaaaagataGAAATATGTCTAATTACTTAAATAAAAGATCGAATAAATAAAAAGCACATGTACAAAATGACAAAACTCAATACAatccttaaaaaataaaaatcacaacaAAACCAAACTAGTCATTATCATTTATTAAGAACTAAATGAGAGTTTTTTTAGGTAG includes these proteins:
- the LOC122052850 gene encoding aconitate hydratase, cytoplasmic-like codes for the protein MAGVLLARSSPRISSYSLSMSARCLPSLSASSPPPRPSRHASSPPPARHLADPRSTISHRALVRSSAAVSDRFESRFATMAMRNSYDSILATLPNPGGGEFGKYYSLPALSDARIDRLPYSIRILLESAIRNCDEFQVTAKDVEKILDWENTSHKQVEIPFKPSRVLLQDFTGVPAVVDLACMRDAMKQLGSDPNKINPLVPVDLVIDHSVQVDVARSENAVRANMEFEFQRNKERFGFLKWGSHAFQNMLVVPPGSGIVHQVNLEYLGRVVFNTGGILYPDSVVGTDSHTTMIDGLGVAGWGVGGIEAEAVMLGQPMSMVLPRVVGFKLTGKLRNGVTATDLVLTVTQMLRKHGVVGKFVEFYGEGMSELSLADRATIANMSPEYGATMGFFPVDHVTLQYLKLTGRCDATVAMIESYLRANKMFVDYSQPQIDRVYSSYLELNLEHVEPCVSGPKRPHDRVPLKEMKVDWQSCLDNKVGFKGFGVPKESQNKIAEFSFHGSPAQIKHGDVVIAAITSCTNTSNPSVMLGAALVAKKACELGLEVKPWIKTSLAPGSGVVTKYLEKSGLQKYLNQLGFNIVGYGCTTCIGNSGDLDASVSAAIAENDVVAAAVLSGNRNFEGRVHPLTRANYLASPPLVVAYALAGTVDIDFEKEPIGTSKDGNKVYFKDIWPSTEEIAEVVQSSVLPNMFKSTYEAITKGNPMWNQLSVPSSTEYTWDHTSTYIHEPPYFKNMRMSPPGPHPVKDAYCLLNFGDSITTDHISPAGAIPKDSPAAKYLMEHGVDPKDFNSYGSRRGNDEVMTRGTFANIRLVNKLLKGEVGPKTIHIPTGEKLSVFDAAMRYKSEGNDTIVLAGEEYGSGSSRDWAAKGPMLQGVKAVIAKSFERIHRSNLVGMGIVPLCFKPGEDAETLGLTGHERYTMHLPSNVSDIKPGQDVTVTTDDGKSFACTVRFDTEVELAYYEHGGILHYVIRSLINTKN